A window from Pseudomonas alloputida encodes these proteins:
- a CDS encoding GntR family transcriptional regulator, with protein MNEQLQPLKKPARVGKAGRSGTQDDIVYAHIFEAILEQRLAPGTKLSEEALGEIFGVSRTIIRRALSRLAHESVVLLRPNRGAVVASPTVEEARQVFFSRRMVERAITELAVQHATPEQLNELRQMVREERDSFSRGDRGAGIRLSGEFHLKLAEAAGNAPLVSFQRSLVSQTSLIIAQYESGNRSHCSYDEHMQLIDAIEARDAEQAVSLMMHHMDHIDSKLNLDEESASDDLHAVFSHLLKKPKVSVKG; from the coding sequence ATGAACGAACAGCTGCAACCTCTGAAGAAACCTGCACGAGTCGGCAAGGCCGGCCGCAGCGGTACCCAGGACGACATCGTCTACGCGCATATTTTCGAGGCGATCCTCGAGCAGCGTCTGGCTCCGGGCACCAAGTTGAGCGAGGAAGCGCTGGGCGAGATCTTTGGCGTCAGCCGCACCATCATCCGCCGCGCCTTGTCGCGCCTGGCCCACGAAAGCGTGGTGCTGCTGCGACCGAACCGCGGTGCGGTGGTGGCCAGCCCGACCGTCGAAGAGGCGCGCCAGGTGTTCTTCTCGCGGCGCATGGTCGAACGCGCCATCACCGAGCTGGCGGTGCAGCATGCCACCCCCGAGCAGCTCAACGAGCTGCGGCAGATGGTGCGCGAAGAGCGCGACAGCTTCTCGCGCGGTGACCGGGGTGCCGGTATCCGCCTTTCCGGTGAGTTCCACCTCAAGCTGGCCGAAGCGGCGGGCAATGCGCCGCTGGTGAGTTTCCAGCGCAGCCTGGTCTCGCAGACTTCGCTGATCATTGCCCAGTACGAAAGCGGCAACCGCTCCCACTGCTCTTACGATGAACACATGCAGCTCATCGATGCCATCGAGGCACGCGATGCCGAGCAGGCGGTGAGCCTGATGATGCATCACATGGACCACATCGACAGCAAGCTGAATCTGGACGAGGAGAGCGCCTCGGACGATTTGCATGCCGTGTTCTCGCATCTGTTGAAAAAACCCAAGGTTTCCGTCAAGGGTTGA
- a CDS encoding NCS2 family permease translates to MESRKSEAPTLDLAPPLETSWLERIFKLKQHGSTVRTEMIAGVTTFITMAYIIFVNPNIMADAGIDHGAAFVATCIAAALGCLLMGLYANWPVGLAPGMGLNAFFTYTVVGTMGYNWETALGAVFVSGVLFMFLTLSKVREWLLNSIPVSLRHAMGAGVGLFLGLIGLKTAGIIVDSPATLIKLGSLHEPGPLLAAVCFLLIAILSYKRVFGAILISIMGVTLAGWGLGLVKFGGVMSMPPSLAPTWMAMDVAGVFNVSMISVVLAFLFVHMFDTAGTLMGVAQRANLVAPDGRIENLSKALKADSASSVFGAVVGVPPVTSYVESAAGVAAGGRTGLTAVVVGLLFIAAMFFAPLAGMIPAYATAGALIYVAMLMMGSMAHIHWDEATDSIPAIVTVIMMPLTFSVADGIALGFISYVALKAGTGKYKEISASLWVLCAIFIAKFVFL, encoded by the coding sequence GTGGAAAGCCGCAAATCCGAAGCCCCTACGCTGGATCTTGCCCCACCGCTCGAAACGAGCTGGCTGGAGCGGATTTTCAAACTCAAGCAACACGGCAGCACCGTCAGAACCGAAATGATCGCTGGGGTGACCACCTTCATCACCATGGCCTACATCATCTTCGTCAACCCCAACATCATGGCCGACGCCGGCATCGACCATGGTGCCGCTTTTGTCGCCACCTGCATCGCCGCCGCGCTGGGCTGCCTGCTGATGGGCCTGTACGCCAACTGGCCGGTGGGCCTGGCGCCGGGCATGGGGCTCAATGCCTTCTTTACCTACACCGTGGTCGGCACCATGGGCTACAACTGGGAAACGGCGCTGGGGGCGGTATTCGTCTCGGGCGTGTTGTTCATGTTCCTGACCTTGTCGAAAGTGCGCGAATGGCTGCTCAACAGCATTCCGGTCAGCCTGCGCCATGCCATGGGGGCCGGCGTCGGATTGTTTCTCGGGCTGATCGGCCTGAAGACTGCAGGCATCATCGTCGACAGCCCCGCCACCCTGATCAAGCTGGGCTCGCTGCATGAGCCGGGGCCGCTGCTGGCGGCCGTGTGCTTCCTGCTGATCGCCATCCTCAGCTACAAGCGGGTATTCGGCGCGATCCTGATCAGCATCATGGGTGTCACCCTGGCCGGCTGGGGCCTGGGCCTGGTCAAGTTTGGCGGGGTGATGTCGATGCCGCCGAGCCTGGCGCCCACCTGGATGGCCATGGACGTGGCTGGCGTGTTCAACGTCAGCATGATCAGCGTGGTGCTGGCGTTCTTGTTCGTGCACATGTTCGACACTGCCGGCACCCTGATGGGCGTCGCGCAACGGGCCAACCTGGTGGCGCCGGACGGGCGGATCGAGAACCTGTCGAAGGCGTTGAAGGCTGACAGTGCCTCGAGTGTGTTCGGCGCGGTGGTCGGTGTACCGCCGGTGACCAGCTATGTGGAGAGTGCTGCGGGGGTTGCCGCAGGTGGCCGAACTGGCCTGACGGCTGTGGTGGTAGGCCTGCTGTTCATCGCCGCGATGTTCTTCGCGCCGCTGGCCGGGATGATTCCGGCCTATGCGACAGCAGGTGCACTGATCTACGTTGCGATGCTGATGATGGGCAGCATGGCGCACATCCATTGGGATGAGGCCACCGACAGCATTCCGGCGATCGTCACAGTGATCATGATGCCGCTGACGTTCTCGGTCGCCGATGGTATTGCCCTGGGCTTCATCAGCTATGTGGCATTGAAGGCGGGTACCGGCAAGTACAAGGAAATCTCGGCCAGCCTGTGGGTGCTGTGCGCGATCTTCATTGCCAAGTTCGTGTTCCTCTGA
- a CDS encoding DUF808 domain-containing protein, whose product MAGSSLLVLIDDIATLLDDVSLMTKVAAKKTAGVLGDDLALNAQQVTGVRADRELPVVWAVAKGSFVNKAILVPAALLISAFIPWAVTPLLMLGGAFLCFEGFEKLAHKFLHSKEEDEAQHEARKEAVADASVDLVAFEKAKIKGAVRTDFILSAEIIAITLGIVADSPLTQQIIVLSGIAVVMTIGVYGLVGGIVKLDDLGLWMARKTSRLTQAVGNGILRAAPYMMKSLSVIGTAAMFLVGGGILVHGIEPLHHAIEAFSEGRGGALTSALLNGGVGVLAGAVVLAVVSVAGKLWRAVRPAN is encoded by the coding sequence ATGGCAGGAAGCAGTCTACTGGTACTGATCGACGACATCGCCACGCTGCTGGATGACGTCTCTCTGATGACCAAGGTGGCGGCAAAAAAAACCGCAGGCGTGCTGGGTGACGACCTGGCGCTGAATGCCCAGCAGGTCACCGGCGTGCGTGCCGATCGCGAACTTCCGGTCGTCTGGGCGGTGGCCAAGGGGTCGTTCGTCAACAAGGCGATCCTGGTACCGGCCGCGCTGCTGATCAGTGCGTTCATACCCTGGGCGGTTACGCCGTTGTTGATGCTGGGTGGCGCGTTCCTGTGCTTCGAGGGTTTCGAGAAGCTGGCGCACAAGTTCTTGCACAGCAAGGAAGAGGATGAGGCACAGCACGAGGCGCGCAAGGAGGCCGTTGCCGATGCCAGTGTTGACCTGGTGGCTTTTGAAAAAGCCAAGATCAAGGGGGCGGTGCGTACCGACTTCATCCTGTCGGCAGAAATCATCGCCATTACCTTGGGTATCGTGGCTGACTCGCCGCTGACCCAGCAGATCATCGTGCTTTCCGGCATTGCGGTGGTGATGACCATTGGTGTGTATGGGTTGGTAGGCGGGATCGTCAAGCTCGACGACCTTGGGCTGTGGATGGCCCGCAAAACCTCAAGGCTGACTCAGGCAGTGGGTAACGGCATCCTGCGGGCGGCGCCGTACATGATGAAAAGCCTGTCGGTGATTGGTACTGCGGCGATGTTCCTGGTTGGCGGTGGGATCCTGGTGCATGGCATCGAGCCGCTGCATCATGCCATCGAGGCGTTCAGCGAAGGGCGTGGTGGGGCGCTGACCAGTGCGTTGCTCAACGGCGGGGTCGGAGTCCTCGCAGGTGCTGTGGTGCTGGCGGTGGTAAGCGTTGCGGGGAAATTGTGGCGGGCGGTTCGGCCGGCCAATTGA
- a CDS encoding outer membrane protein OmpK, whose product MRTIKSLILAGGLLACGTTFGGDLLQWQNNSLTYLWGKNFKVNPAIQQTVTFEHADGWKYGDNFIFVDKIFYQGQKDAGNGPNTYYGEISPRLSFGKIFDQKIEFGPVKDVLLAMTYEFGEGDTESYLIGPGFDLAIPGFDYFQLNFYNRTTDGSRAGDNVWQITPVWSYTIPVGDSDVLIDGFMDWVVDNDENRRGTYQANLHFNPQIKYDLGKALHLGEKQLYVGVEYDYWKNKYGIKDSDAFTTDQNTMSFLVKVHF is encoded by the coding sequence ATGCGTACTATCAAGAGCCTGATCCTCGCCGGCGGCCTGCTGGCCTGCGGCACCACCTTCGGCGGCGACCTGCTGCAATGGCAGAACAACAGCCTGACCTACCTGTGGGGCAAGAACTTCAAGGTCAACCCGGCGATTCAGCAAACCGTCACCTTCGAGCACGCCGATGGCTGGAAGTATGGCGACAACTTCATTTTCGTCGACAAGATCTTCTACCAGGGCCAGAAAGACGCCGGCAACGGCCCGAACACCTACTACGGTGAGATCAGCCCACGCCTGTCGTTCGGCAAGATTTTCGACCAGAAGATCGAGTTTGGCCCGGTCAAGGACGTGCTGCTGGCAATGACCTACGAGTTTGGCGAGGGTGACACCGAGTCCTACCTGATCGGCCCGGGCTTCGACCTGGCCATCCCGGGCTTCGACTACTTCCAGCTGAACTTCTACAACCGCACCACCGACGGCAGCCGCGCCGGTGACAACGTGTGGCAGATCACCCCGGTGTGGTCGTACACCATTCCGGTCGGCGATTCCGACGTGCTGATCGACGGTTTCATGGACTGGGTGGTGGACAACGACGAGAACCGCCGCGGCACCTACCAGGCCAACCTGCACTTCAACCCGCAGATCAAGTACGACCTGGGCAAGGCATTGCACCTGGGTGAGAAACAGCTGTACGTGGGTGTGGAGTATGACTACTGGAAGAACAAGTACGGCATCAAGGACAGCGATGCCTTCACTACCGACCAGAACACCATGAGCTTCTTGGTCAAGGTTCACTTCTGA
- the uraH gene encoding hydroxyisourate hydrolase yields MGRLTTHVLDAAHGCPGSSIKVELYRVEGQQLELVNTALTNSDGRVDAPLLQGDDYRTGVYQLQFSAGDYYRARGVQLPAQAFLDVVVLRFGIDESQEHYHVPLLISPYSYSTYRGS; encoded by the coding sequence ATGGGACGTTTGACCACACACGTACTGGATGCCGCGCATGGCTGCCCGGGTAGCTCGATCAAGGTCGAGCTGTACCGCGTCGAAGGCCAGCAGCTGGAACTGGTGAACACCGCCCTGACCAACAGCGATGGCCGTGTCGACGCGCCGCTGCTGCAGGGGGACGATTACCGCACTGGCGTTTACCAGTTGCAGTTCAGCGCTGGGGATTACTACCGCGCCCGTGGCGTGCAATTGCCGGCCCAGGCGTTTCTGGATGTTGTCGTGCTGCGCTTTGGCATCGACGAGTCGCAGGAGCACTACCACGTGCCGCTGCTGATTTCGCCGTACAGCTATTCGACCTATCGTGGAAGCTAG
- a CDS encoding urate hydroxylase PuuD, with the protein MEAHLHEWLNLSIRWVHMITGVAWIGASFYFVWLENHLNRSNPRDGLSGDLWAIHGGGIYHLEKYKLAPPKMPENLHWFKWEAYFTWMSGIALLCVVFYWNPTLYLLAPGSTLSGAEGVAIGIGSLIAGWFIYDFLCDSPLGKKPALLGAVLFVLIIAACWGFSLVFSGRGAYLHTGAIIGTIMVGNVFRIIMPAQRQLVAAIENNQTPDPVLPAKGLLRSRHNNYFTLPVLFIMISNHFPSTYGSQYNWLILAGIAVAAVLIRHYFNTRHDSNKYAWTLPVGALAMICLAYVTGPKPIAVSPEQAAAKIEYQPLPATAVGGKTAAEQRAEDAAKAAEAPAAPAQAPAQAAAQAAAQAGGGEFDKIHNVIQERCTVCHSSKPTSPLFSTAPAGVMFDTPQQIQAQAARIQAQAVASQIMPLGNITQMTTEERKLVGDWIAKGAQVN; encoded by the coding sequence GTGGAAGCACACCTTCACGAATGGCTGAACCTGAGCATTCGCTGGGTTCACATGATCACCGGCGTCGCCTGGATCGGTGCATCGTTCTACTTCGTCTGGCTGGAGAACCACCTGAACCGAAGCAACCCGCGCGATGGGTTGTCAGGTGATCTCTGGGCGATTCACGGCGGTGGTATCTACCACCTGGAGAAATACAAGCTCGCCCCCCCGAAAATGCCCGAGAACCTGCACTGGTTCAAATGGGAAGCCTACTTCACCTGGATGTCCGGTATCGCCCTGCTGTGCGTGGTGTTCTACTGGAACCCGACCCTGTACCTGCTGGCACCTGGCAGCACCCTGAGCGGTGCCGAAGGCGTGGCCATCGGTATCGGTTCGCTGATCGCGGGATGGTTCATCTACGACTTCCTGTGCGACTCGCCCCTGGGCAAGAAGCCAGCGCTGCTCGGTGCTGTGCTGTTCGTGCTGATCATCGCTGCCTGCTGGGGCTTCAGCCTGGTGTTCAGCGGCCGTGGCGCCTACCTGCACACCGGCGCGATCATCGGCACCATCATGGTCGGTAACGTGTTCCGCATCATCATGCCGGCCCAACGCCAGCTGGTGGCGGCGATCGAGAACAACCAGACGCCCGACCCGGTCCTGCCGGCCAAGGGCCTGCTGCGCTCGCGTCACAACAACTACTTCACCCTGCCGGTGCTGTTCATCATGATCAGCAACCATTTCCCGAGCACCTACGGTAGCCAGTACAACTGGCTGATCCTGGCCGGTATCGCAGTAGCCGCGGTTCTGATCCGCCACTACTTCAACACCCGCCACGACAGCAACAAGTACGCCTGGACCCTGCCCGTCGGCGCTCTGGCGATGATCTGCCTGGCTTACGTTACCGGCCCGAAACCGATTGCCGTAAGCCCTGAGCAAGCCGCAGCGAAGATCGAGTACCAGCCGCTGCCGGCAACTGCGGTAGGCGGCAAGACGGCTGCCGAGCAGCGTGCCGAGGACGCCGCCAAGGCTGCCGAAGCACCCGCCGCACCTGCGCAAGCACCGGCCCAGGCCGCTGCCCAGGCCGCTGCCCAGGCCGGAGGTGGCGAATTCGACAAGATCCACAATGTCATCCAGGAACGCTGCACTGTGTGCCACTCGTCCAAGCCGACCAGCCCACTGTTCAGCACCGCCCCTGCCGGCGTGATGTTCGACACTCCACAGCAGATCCAGGCCCAGGCCGCGCGCATTCAGGCGCAAGCGGTTGCCAGCCAGATCATGCCGCTGGGCAACATCACCCAGATGACCACCGAAGAGCGCAAGCTCGTCGGCGACTGGATCGCCAAAGGCGCCCAGGTCAACTGA
- a CDS encoding outer membrane protein OmpK, with the protein MKRITTSLLLGSSLLATLPSHAGEWLQWHGESLTYLYGKDFKVNPDIQQTITFEHANKWKYGDTFMFVDKIFYNGKADPGKGVTTYYGEFSPRLSLGKIFDRKLAFGPIKDVLLAMTYERGEGDNEAYLIGPGFDLNIPGFNYFTLNFYVRNTEGSRPGDNVWQITPGWSYTLPVGRSDILIDGYMDWVTDNDQTRRGTYHANLHFNPQVKYDLGKALNLGAKQLYVGFEYSYWKDKYGIDSRGNLDSNQSVASALIKVHF; encoded by the coding sequence ATGAAGCGCATCACCACGTCCCTGTTGTTGGGCAGCAGCCTGCTGGCCACCCTACCCTCGCACGCAGGCGAATGGCTGCAATGGCACGGCGAAAGCCTGACCTACCTGTACGGCAAGGACTTCAAGGTCAACCCTGATATCCAGCAGACCATCACCTTCGAGCACGCCAACAAATGGAAGTACGGCGACACCTTCATGTTCGTCGACAAGATCTTCTACAACGGCAAGGCCGACCCCGGCAAAGGTGTGACCACCTACTACGGCGAGTTCAGCCCACGCCTGTCATTGGGCAAGATCTTCGACCGCAAGCTTGCCTTCGGTCCGATCAAGGACGTGCTGCTGGCCATGACCTACGAGCGCGGTGAAGGCGACAACGAGGCCTACCTGATCGGCCCCGGCTTCGACTTGAACATCCCCGGCTTCAACTATTTCACCCTCAATTTCTACGTGCGTAACACCGAAGGCAGCCGCCCCGGTGACAACGTCTGGCAGATTACCCCCGGCTGGTCGTACACCCTCCCTGTAGGCCGGTCAGACATTCTGATCGACGGTTACATGGACTGGGTTACCGACAACGACCAAACCCGCCGTGGCACCTATCACGCCAACCTGCACTTCAACCCGCAGGTCAAATACGACCTGGGCAAGGCGCTGAACCTGGGCGCCAAGCAGCTCTACGTCGGCTTTGAATACAGCTACTGGAAAGACAAGTACGGCATTGACAGCCGTGGCAACCTGGACAGCAACCAAAGCGTCGCCAGTGCGCTGATCAAGGTGCACTTCTAG
- the puuE gene encoding allantoinase PuuE yields the protein MSADYPRDLIGYGNNPPHPQWPGNARIALSFVLNYEEGGERNILHGDKESEAFLSEMVAAQPLQGQRNMSMESLYEYGSRAGVWRLLKLFKDSGVPLTIFAVAMAAQRHPDVIRAMVEAGHEICSHGYRWIDYQNMDEAQEREHMLEAIRILTELTGERPLGWYTGRTGPNTRRLVMEEGGFLYDSDTYDDDLPYWEPNNPTGKPHLVIPYTLDTNDMRFTQVQGFNCGEQFFQYLKDAFDVLYAEGADAPKMLSIGLHCRLVGRPARLAALKRFVDYAKSHDQVWFARRVDIARHWHATHPYKNENA from the coding sequence GTGAGCGCTGATTACCCTCGCGACCTGATCGGTTACGGCAACAACCCTCCTCACCCGCAATGGCCGGGCAACGCCCGCATCGCGCTGTCTTTCGTCCTCAATTACGAGGAAGGTGGCGAACGCAACATCCTGCACGGTGACAAGGAATCCGAAGCCTTCCTGTCCGAGATGGTCGCTGCCCAACCCCTGCAGGGCCAGCGCAACATGAGCATGGAGTCGCTGTATGAATACGGCAGCCGTGCCGGTGTATGGCGCCTGCTGAAGCTGTTCAAGGACAGCGGCGTGCCACTCACCATCTTCGCCGTGGCCATGGCCGCCCAGCGCCACCCCGACGTGATCCGCGCCATGGTCGAAGCCGGCCACGAGATCTGCAGCCATGGCTACCGCTGGATCGACTACCAGAACATGGACGAGGCCCAGGAGCGCGAGCACATGCTCGAAGCCATCCGTATCCTCACCGAACTCACCGGCGAGCGCCCGCTGGGCTGGTACACCGGCCGTACCGGCCCGAACACCCGCCGCCTGGTGATGGAGGAAGGTGGTTTCCTCTATGACAGCGACACCTACGACGACGACCTGCCCTACTGGGAGCCGAACAACCCCACCGGCAAGCCGCACCTGGTGATCCCCTACACCCTGGACACCAACGACATGCGCTTCACCCAGGTACAGGGCTTCAACTGCGGCGAGCAGTTCTTCCAGTACCTGAAAGACGCCTTTGATGTGCTGTACGCCGAAGGCGCCGACGCACCGAAAATGCTTTCCATCGGCCTGCACTGCCGCCTGGTCGGCCGCCCGGCACGCCTGGCTGCACTCAAGCGCTTCGTCGATTACGCAAAAAGTCATGACCAGGTCTGGTTCGCCCGTCGCGTGGATATCGCCCGCCACTGGCACGCCACCCACCCGTACAAGAATGAGAACGCCTGA
- the uraD gene encoding 2-oxo-4-hydroxy-4-carboxy-5-ureidoimidazoline decarboxylase encodes MTAFNTLKPSTLDRDAFVKAFADIYEHSPWVAEKAYDLGQLGELDEIEALHQRMSDILLSANHADQLALINAHPDLAGKAAIQGELTESSTNEQAGAGIHQCTAEEFARFTELNDAYKAKFQFPFIMAVKGSNRHQILAAFEKRIHNDADAEFKEALAQINLIALFRLLQL; translated from the coding sequence ATGACCGCCTTCAATACCCTCAAACCATCCACCCTGGACCGTGACGCCTTCGTCAAGGCCTTCGCCGACATCTACGAGCACTCGCCGTGGGTTGCCGAAAAAGCCTACGACCTGGGCCAACTGGGCGAGCTGGACGAGATCGAGGCGCTGCACCAGCGCATGAGCGACATCCTGCTCAGCGCCAACCACGCCGACCAGCTGGCGCTGATCAACGCTCACCCGGACCTGGCCGGCAAGGCAGCCATCCAGGGCGAGCTGACCGAATCGAGCACCAACGAACAGGCCGGCGCCGGCATTCACCAGTGCACCGCCGAGGAGTTCGCCCGTTTCACCGAGCTGAACGATGCCTATAAAGCCAAGTTTCAGTTCCCGTTCATCATGGCGGTGAAGGGCAGCAACCGGCACCAGATTCTCGCCGCCTTTGAAAAGCGCATCCACAACGATGCCGATGCCGAGTTCAAGGAAGCCCTGGCACAGATCAACCTGATCGCCCTGTTCCGCTTGCTGCAGCTGTAA
- a CDS encoding ureidoglycolate lyase, whose product MRTLMIEPLTKEAFAQFGDVIETDGSDHFMINNGSTMRFHKLATVETAEPEDKAIISIFRADAQDMPLTVRMLERHPLGSQAFIPLLGNPFLIVVAPVGDAPVSGLVRAFRSNGRQGVNYHRGVWHHPVLTIEKRDDFLVVDRSGSGNNCDEHYFTEEQMLILNPHQ is encoded by the coding sequence ATGCGCACCCTTATGATCGAGCCCTTGACCAAAGAAGCCTTCGCCCAGTTCGGAGACGTGATCGAAACCGACGGCAGCGACCACTTCATGATCAACAACGGCTCGACCATGCGCTTTCACAAGCTCGCCACGGTCGAAACCGCCGAGCCTGAAGACAAGGCGATCATCAGCATCTTCCGCGCCGACGCGCAGGACATGCCGCTGACCGTGCGCATGCTGGAACGCCATCCGCTGGGCAGCCAGGCTTTCATCCCGCTGCTCGGCAACCCCTTTCTGATCGTGGTCGCGCCCGTTGGCGATGCACCTGTATCAGGCTTGGTCCGAGCCTTCCGCAGTAATGGCAGGCAGGGCGTTAATTACCATCGCGGCGTCTGGCACCACCCGGTGCTGACGATCGAAAAGCGGGATGATTTCCTGGTGGTTGATCGCAGTGGTTCTGGCAACAACTGCGATGAGCATTACTTCACCGAGGAACAGATGCTGATCCTCAATCCCCACCAATAA
- the aqpZ gene encoding aquaporin Z produces the protein MSMSLGKRMGAELIGTFWLVLGGCGSAVLAASSPLGIGVLGVAFAFGLTVLTMAFAIGHISGCHLNPAVSFGLVVGGRFPAKELLPYVIAQVIGAILAAGVIYLIASGKAGFELSAGLASNGYADHSPGGYTLGAGFVSEVVMTAMFLVVIMGATDARAPAGFAPIAIGLALTLIHLISIPVTNTSVNPARSTGPALFVGGWALQQLWLFWVAPLIGAAIGGALYRGLAKEP, from the coding sequence ATGAGCATGTCCCTGGGTAAACGCATGGGGGCCGAACTGATCGGCACCTTCTGGCTGGTCCTTGGTGGCTGTGGCAGTGCGGTACTCGCAGCCAGTTCCCCTCTCGGCATCGGTGTGCTCGGTGTCGCCTTCGCCTTCGGCCTCACCGTACTGACCATGGCCTTCGCCATCGGCCATATTTCTGGTTGCCATCTAAACCCTGCCGTGTCGTTCGGGCTGGTGGTGGGCGGGCGCTTCCCGGCAAAAGAGCTGCTGCCTTATGTGATCGCCCAGGTGATCGGTGCCATCCTGGCGGCCGGTGTGATCTACCTCATCGCCAGCGGCAAGGCCGGTTTCGAGCTGTCTGCGGGGTTGGCTTCAAACGGCTACGCCGACCACTCGCCCGGTGGCTATACGCTGGGTGCAGGCTTTGTCAGTGAAGTGGTGATGACGGCGATGTTCCTGGTGGTCATCATGGGGGCGACCGACGCCCGCGCACCGGCAGGTTTTGCACCCATCGCCATCGGCCTGGCCCTGACCCTGATCCACCTGATCTCGATCCCGGTGACCAATACCTCTGTCAACCCCGCGCGTAGCACGGGGCCGGCCCTGTTCGTCGGTGGCTGGGCCCTGCAGCAGCTGTGGCTGTTCTGGGTGGCGCCGCTGATCGGTGCTGCTATCGGCGGCGCGCTGTATCGGGGCCTGGCGAAAGAACCTTAA
- a CDS encoding nucleobase:cation symporter-2 family protein: MSESRKAYIPIAPPREPLPLFQLILVGLQHVLLMYGGAIAVPLIIGQAAGLSREEVAFLINADLLVAGVATIIQSFGIGPVGIRMPVMMGASFAAVGSMVAMAGMPGVGLQGIFGATIAAGFFGMLIAPFMSKVVRFFPPLVTGTVITSIGLSLFPVAVNWAGGGHEAETFGSPIYLLVAGLVLAVILLINRFMRGFWVNVSVLVGMGLGYILAGSIGMVDLSGLNEAPWLQVVTPLHFGMPTFSLAPILSMCLVVVIIFVESTGMFLALGKVTDREVTPGMLRRGLLCDAGASFIAGFFNTFTHSSFAQNIGLVQMTGVRCRYVTIVAGALLILLSLLPKAAFLIASIPPAVLGGASIAMFGMVTATGIKILQEADIGDRRNQLLVAVSVGFGLIPVVRPEFFAQMPQWMEPITHSGIAMATVCALVLNVLFNILGGADRAMHNDVCHQH, translated from the coding sequence ATGTCCGAGTCACGCAAGGCGTATATCCCCATTGCGCCGCCGCGCGAACCCTTGCCCCTGTTCCAACTGATCCTGGTTGGCCTGCAACACGTTCTGCTGATGTACGGTGGCGCGATCGCCGTGCCGTTGATCATTGGCCAGGCCGCCGGGTTGTCCCGTGAAGAAGTCGCTTTCCTGATCAACGCCGACCTGCTTGTCGCTGGCGTCGCTACCATCATCCAGTCGTTCGGTATCGGCCCGGTGGGCATCCGCATGCCGGTGATGATGGGTGCCAGTTTCGCTGCCGTCGGCAGCATGGTGGCCATGGCCGGCATGCCCGGCGTGGGCCTGCAGGGGATCTTCGGCGCGACCATCGCTGCCGGGTTCTTCGGCATGCTGATCGCGCCGTTCATGTCCAAGGTTGTCCGCTTCTTCCCACCGCTGGTCACCGGTACGGTGATCACCTCGATTGGCCTGTCGCTGTTCCCGGTGGCTGTCAACTGGGCCGGTGGCGGCCATGAAGCAGAAACGTTCGGCTCGCCGATCTACCTGCTGGTGGCCGGCCTGGTACTGGCCGTGATCCTGCTGATCAACCGCTTCATGCGCGGTTTCTGGGTAAACGTGTCGGTACTGGTGGGCATGGGCCTTGGCTACATCCTGGCCGGTTCCATCGGTATGGTCGACCTGTCGGGCCTGAATGAAGCACCGTGGTTGCAGGTGGTCACCCCACTGCACTTCGGCATGCCGACCTTCAGCCTGGCGCCGATTCTGTCCATGTGCCTGGTAGTGGTGATCATCTTCGTCGAGTCCACCGGCATGTTCCTGGCCCTGGGCAAGGTGACTGATCGTGAAGTAACCCCTGGCATGCTGCGTCGCGGCCTGCTGTGCGATGCCGGTGCGTCGTTCATTGCGGGCTTCTTCAACACCTTCACCCACTCCTCGTTCGCCCAGAACATCGGCCTGGTGCAGATGACCGGGGTGCGCTGCCGCTATGTCACCATCGTGGCCGGTGCACTGCTGATCCTGCTCAGCCTGCTGCCCAAGGCGGCCTTCCTGATTGCCTCGATCCCGCCCGCAGTACTGGGCGGCGCGTCCATCGCCATGTTCGGCATGGTCACCGCCACCGGGATCAAGATTCTTCAGGAGGCGGACATCGGCGACCGCCGCAACCAGCTGTTGGTTGCCGTGAGCGTCGGCTTCGGGTTGATCCCCGTGGTGCGTCCGGAGTTCTTTGCCCAGATGCCACAGTGGATGGAGCCCATCACCCACAGCGGTATCGCCATGGCCACGGTCTGTGCCCTGGTGTTGAACGTACTGTTCAACATCCTTGGCGGTGCCGACCGCGCAATGCACAACGACGTCTGTCACCAGCATTGA